The sequence AGAATCTCCGTCTTGCAACCAAAAGGTTTTTGCCCGCTGTTTCCAATAAATTTCCTCATGGAGCAGCAACTCGTTTAGTTCGTTCTTCTTATCAAAATATAATTGGATTCCGTCATCATCTTCCATATTCTTTAAAGCATCAATTACTTGTTTTTGCTTAATCACCTTCTCCCTAAATTTGTGAAAAAACTTGCGTCCCCACATAGCCATAAAAGTGGAGACAGAAATCAATTATGGAATAAGATGAGACGAAGGAAGCTCTTTCCAAAATTTAGTAACTTCAGTATGGAAAGTGGGCTCCTTTAACCAAGTGTTCTCAAACTTAAAACGAAACTGCTTTTTAGTAACATTTGTGTTGAAAAAGTTCAAAATGATAGGGTCATGGACTGAGATCGAAGAATGAGTGACTGAGAGAGTGCAAAGAGGGAACATATGCCACCAGAGATCTGTAGGAAATGCCCTATCAAGCTTTTCACGAACCCAATCTGCAGTGCCCTTACCTTTCTCCCAAGTGAACTTCCCACCAACCAGATCAATTTCCCCTAGCAAGCAATCCTCAATGGCCGTTTTGAAACCTTTCAATAAGTTTTGGGGATGAGGATGTCTCCCTTTCTTATCTGAAGCATAAAGGAGGTCATTAAAGTCCCCAAAGATGCACCAGGGCAGCTGAGATTTAGAGGCCAACAAGCGAATGAAATCCCAAGCTGCATTACGTCTATCTCGCTCCGAGAAACCATAATAACACGTTAGTCTCCAGGATGCTGCAGAATTCTCCGTGATTACAATGTCAATATGGTTTTGAGAAAAATCAACTACTTCGCATGACGTAGAATGCTTCCACATGACTGCAATACCACCACCTCTACCTTGTCTATCAACTGAAAAGAAATTAGAAAAACCAAACATAGAAGAAAGTTCTGCTATTTTATTACCTACTGAGAGAGTTTCAGAAAGAAAAATAAGCTCGGGCTGATGAGTTTTCAAGATATCCCTAAGGACACGAACTGCACGGGGGTTGCCCAGGCCCCTGCAGTTCCAGCTTAACAGACACATTAAGCTCGGCTAGTCTGCATTGCAGACGTAGCCGAAATAGTTTTGGGAGAAGCTGCTAAATCCTCATTAAAAATAACAGGCTCTATTTGTTGTATAAAAACTTGAGACCCAATGCTATTAACGCCCACATCGATATCCATCTCACCAACTGATATTGGGTCCCCTTTCCTTCGTTTACGTTCATCATATTTAAGCCCAATACTGTCATCCTCATCCGGCCCAAACAAAACATTTGAAAACTTATTGAAACCTGCCAACTGGATATTACTGTTAATTTTATGTGATTCTGTTGCAACCAAACTCCTGGAGTTACTCGCCTTGATTATGTCCTTATCTTTATTTGAACTATTGTCCTCCCGATAATTGTGGTACTGATTCTCCCTGCCAATCCTAGCTTCCCACGTGGCATCATCTTCCTTCCTTAGCCACCGACTTTTCCCTTGATTTACTGCCCTGCGCGGTGTTGCTCTGAGCCATGGCCCCCATTCCTTTTCAATCTCAGTATCTCTTTTACCAATAAACCTCCTGCAAAATCTATCTATATGCGTTACCATTCCACACAAAAAACAGAAATCACCTAATCTTTCATATCTGCATGTCACAGTGATTTCTTTGCCATCTTTTTTAATAATCTTCTTCTTTCTTTTGAGAGGTCTCCTGACATCTATCCGTATTTTGATCCTCATGTATTCTCTCCAGATTGATGAGTTGTTCTTGGCATCATATTGGAGAAATTCCCCAAAAAAATTGCCCAGCTGCTGGCCTACAACTTCTGACATTAAACCCATCGGGAGATCATGAATTTGAACCCAAGTATTCAAATGCCATAGTTGCACTTGAAGAGGATCCTCTCCCGGAACCACCTTTTCCAGAATCATCATTGCGTTATCAAACATCCATGGTCCTCCTTTTAACACCCACTGCATATCATCCTGATGATAGAACTGGAAGAGAAAAATCCCTTGTTCCAACTCCTTGATATTAATGCCTATCATAGGTTTCCATACATCAGCCAACTTTGATTTCATTGCTCGGGAGTTTATTGTTTTCTCCGTAAGGAATCTCCCTACCAAACATAAATCATATTTGTTAACCTCTTCTTCCACATCACCTCCAAATACAAAGCTTTCATTTTCCTCTTTGTCAATATCAAGATTTGCCATCTGCTCTTCAATATCTCGATATCGTGCCATAGGAACAGAAAGAAATAAACTCTCAAAATATTCTAGCTTCTAGCAGAGAAGTTTGAATATGAAGAGAAACTCAGCGCCTCTCACATATGACATGGAGAGAAAAAATCTTAATTACCCTTATTAGTTTCTGTATCCTTTCAAATTAACTATCCTATTTTTAACATATTCATAAAAACCTctgttatttaatttatattaatttctatactttaatttttatgaattatttttaacaCATATAATAAACTCATAGTGGTAAGGAAAGCAAAAACTTTGCATTGGAGTTTCATGTAAGATAATATACTtgttaacaacctttttacataacaataataaaagCATTTTCACTTTTAATACATATTATACTTATTAGAGGTTTGTAAAAATATGTGCTTATTATAATTTTAGTATGACAACTGAAAATCTTTTAAgcacataaatttcaaaatcaaggactATGCCATAAAGATTTTGAGCTTACCAATTAGTCTTACAAATTATTTTTTGCAATATATTAAAAAtgtgttttatattatttttaatgggATAGAAACAACTTTTGATGGTAAAAACCTTAATGGATgggtagttaataaagaaggaatttttatttttttatgaagacaacatcataatgttagatggttaaaaattcattttcaccaaCTCCCTTTATTAAGAACCCCAAACATTAGTTTCAAACAGTAACTTATAGTATTACATAGataaattattttgtaatatctacttaatatgtttaaattttgttaattattttatgatttactatctctttcaatgataaaaaaataatcattgtgttgaacagttaatatttctactccaAATGATTAATATTTCTACTCCAATTAGTAATTATTCTTTGACCATATATCAATTTAGTCCATTTGTTAAATTGTAAAACCCTTTTCATCCTCCAATATGTTTTATAACCTTGTAAAATagttaatatatattttaagaaaatattaaagatatatatgaccaaaaatggagtcttatattattttaaaatctaaaactCTAGAAGTTCTATCCCTAAGATATAGATATATGAATTTGGTAAAGTTAACATATGTCACAGTTTTGGTGGGGAGTTTACTTTACTATATTTTAGACTATTGTGGGACAAAATTACTCCTATTAACACTTAGTATCATTTTTAAAGGTGTCAAAATATGTTAAAATGTTCTCCATTTGTTATTCTGTTTTAGTTGAGGTCTAAATATTTGGGTTGATGGgttgaaaataatttttgttcAAAATGCTCATGAAAGTTCAAATTTAACCTTAGTCATCATTTGTATTCTTATAGTATTATTAACAAAGTacaattataaaaattataaagaaattttACGTAGATTTATATACCAAGAGTTTGAGAACATAAGCAGAAAAGAGATTAAATATTGCTAACCTtttagtaataattatttgtgaaataaaaatacaagcttatttattttttataatcaTCTTCATCACCTATGAGGAAGATTAAATAAGTTCTTCACTCTGACCAGTTTTCCACAAAAAACTACTTGTTTTAATTGATGAAATAATCTCTTTTTAAAATTTTTAGGAAGGccattataattattttcaatttGCTTGGATATTGCAATACAACTCCATTTTTGAATGCTTCCCATGAAGGATATTGCATCATTAATCATCTacatttgaaaaaaaaaatttagatCCATACATACTACAATATATTAATACTCATATATCACttaagaaatatatataaaaCCTCTTCATAAGGAGGATggcactactagaaaaagtagaatagacatcgccttTTAAACATCGGTTGCTGTTGGCACTGATGTAAAAGGTgttttttacatcggttttaCTCAACCGATGTCTTTTTATAAGATACACATCGGTTTTTTAGACCAACCGATGTTATAAGTctgttttaaaaaatttatcaagCGCGCCTCCCCCTTCCACCCCTAACCAAACCTTTCCCTCCTTTACCAAATAATTCATTCCCTCTTAAAACTTTCCCCCTCATTTTTTGCCTTAAAAAAATTTCAAGTCACAGATCCCCCTATTTTCAATATaacattaaaataaaattaaaaattaaaattcatacACTCTTAAAACATAAAACCAAACAAATCCAAATCTCATCATCTCTTTCCTCTCTCACTTTTGTCCACTGAACGGCTCTcgatttctctctctctctttgctCAACTATGCTCTCCatccccccccctctctctctctactCGAATAATCTCTCTCTGTGCTATgtgctctctctatctctctatgTGCTCTCATCAAAATTTAAAGGGTAGAAGGTTATTCGAGTCGGAGTTTAAAGTTCAAGTCTGAGTTTAAAGCTAAGATCGAGGTTAAATCTAATTCGGTGGTTAAAACTTGAATTCGGTAAGtttcaaaccctaattttagaATTGGGGGTTTAAATTTGAAATCcaaaattttgtatttttttaattaGTTTAGTGATTACTTTAGTTGTGCATGTTAAATTGAGCATCTTactctaattttttttataattattttattgtTGTCTCAATCGCTCTTTGAATTTGAACGGAGAGTTAACAGCTTATTCTAAATTAGGATTTTAGCCAGGAAGATAACAACTTTATGGTTTTGGTTGGTGATGTCTTCGAAGTTCCTATTCGAAAGGATATTATTCACGGGGTTCAAGCTGGAAAAATGGCAACAGGTACAGGTAACAGAACAATCTATGAAGATAACAGCTTTATGGTTTTCTATGGCGGTAGTTCAAGGTAATTATATAGTGGAAGATCAAAGACAACTTGTGTTTGGGTTGATGAGTTTAGATGATTTTGGTCCTCAAGGGAATTTTGTTGGAGTGTATCATGGTCATGGAGGTCCGGAAGCAGCGCGGTTTATAAATAATCACCTGTTCGATAATATCAAGAGTACGATTTTCATTTTTGTACTCCTATTATTCCCTTTTCCTTGTGATTTCTTATTTTATTCCGTGCTTACTGACATTGTGCTACATTTTAACTATTTTTGCGAGTTAGGATTTAAGATTCTTTGTGGGGGGGAAATTGTCAGATTAGGTTCACTTGTGATTTTAGTTTGGAAAGTATGTGGATATTCATGTTACTATATTATCTTTATTTAGGAAAACTGATAAATGTGGATGAAAATTATTTTGTTGAACATGGTGTAATAATGATTATTAGACATTGATTATATCATTCTCCATTCAAAACTTTATAAGATAAAGGTGTACTAAtataatttatcaatttattaGATAAATGAAGGCTTGGTGTTGTGATTAATTGTTGAAAAATGATAATGGTTGTAAATACCTTAGATTGTAAATACACTAATGACTTTTTACTGCAAAAAGGTATGCTAATGTCTAAGCCTGTATAATGATACATGTTTCTCGTGTGTTAATGCATCATTCGTATTGATGCCAAAGTAGAAACATTGCCTAACAGATTTAAAGATGAATGTTAAATCTTGCTTCCACCCAAATATATCATTTATTGAACAAAAGGCCAACTCCACTGGAGGAGACATTAAAAGAGTTGGCCTATATGTTTAATTCCCTTGAGCATTTTAATTAA comes from Apium graveolens cultivar Ventura unplaced genomic scaffold, ASM990537v1 ctg2526, whole genome shotgun sequence and encodes:
- the LOC141700575 gene encoding uncharacterized protein LOC141700575, whose translation is MCLLSWNCRGLGNPRAVRVLRDILKTHQPELIFLSETLSVGNKIAELSSMFGFSNFFSVDRQGRGGGIAVMWKHSTSCEVVDFSQNHIDIVITENSAASWRLTCYYGFSERDRRNAAWDFIRLLASKSQLPWCIFGDFNDLLYASDKKGRHPHPQNLLKGFKTAIEDCLLGEIDLVGGKFTWEKGKGTADWVREKLDRAFPTDLWWHMFPLCTLSVTHSSISVHDPIILNFFNTNVTKKQFRFKFENTWLKEPTFHTEVTKFWKELPSSHLIP